In Euphorbia lathyris chromosome 9, ddEupLath1.1, whole genome shotgun sequence, the following are encoded in one genomic region:
- the LOC136206962 gene encoding PHD finger-like domain-containing protein 5A: MAKHHPDLIMCRKQPGIAIGRLCEKDDGKCVICDSYVRPCTLVRTCDECNYGSFQGRCVICGGVGISDAYYCKECTQQEKDRDGCPKIVNLGSAKTDLFYERKKYGFKKR, translated from the coding sequence ATGGCCAAGCATCATCCTGATCTGATTATGTGCAGGAAGCAACCTGGAATAGCTATTGGAAGACTTTGTGAGAAAGATGATGGAAAATGTGTAATTTGTGATTCTTACGTGCGTCCTTGCACGCTAGTACGAACCTGCGATGAGTGCAACTATGGATCGTTCCAAGGTCGATGTGTCATCTGTGGGGGAGTTGGCATCTCAGATGCCTACTACTGCAAAGAGTGCACTCAACAGGAGAAAGATAGGGATGGATGTCCAAAAATTGTTAATTTAGGAAGTGCCAAGACTGATCTGTTCTACGAGCGAAAGAAATACGGGTTCAAGAAGAGATGA